The genomic segment CTGCTCGGGGCGCGAGGTCACCTGCAGCTGTTCCTCGCGGAGTACGGCGGTGAGCCGGTCTCGGGCATGCTCGGCGTCACGTTCGGGTCCACGTTCGTCTACAAGCGCGGCGCCTGGTCCGGCGAGCACAGCGGGCTGCATCCCAACGAGGCCCTGCACTGGGCCGCCATGCGCTGGGCACGCGACGCCGGCTACCGGCGCTACGACTTCGACGGCATCGAGCGCTCGGTGGCCGAGCGGGTGGCCGGCGGCCACCCGCTCCCCAAGGAGGCGGTGTCGTCGGTCACCCGCTTCAAGCTCGGCTTCGGCGGCGAGGTGATCCTGTTGCCCTCCAGCCGGCTCCTGCTGCCCGGCCGGTTCCAGCGGCGGCTGTACCGGCTCGCGGGGCGACGGCTCGAGCGCACACGCGTGCTGCGTCGCCGGTTGCGTGGCGCCCTGGTCAGCGCCCGGACCGTCTGACGCGCTGCGGGGCAGGTGTCACTGCCACGACGGCGGTGCTTCGGGCTCACTCGGCGCGCCGGTGAGAACGCCCGTCGCCCTTCGAGGTAGCCATGACCGAGACGCTCAGCCAACCGCTCGTCACGCCGCACGGAGGCGTCCTGCACGACCTGCGGGTGTCCCCGGAGCGGGCCGAACGGCTCGTCCACGCGTCGCGGAACTGGCCGTCGTGGACGCTGACCGATCGGCAGCTGTGCGACCTCGAGCTCCTCGCCACCGGCGGGTTCTCCCCCCTGACGGGCTTCCTGCAGCGCAGCGAGTACGAGGCCGTCCGCGACCGCATGCGACTGCCGGCGGGGACCCTGTGGCCGATCCCCGTCACGCTCGACGTCACGGAGGCCGTCGGCCGCGGCCTGCACCCGGGCGACGACATGGCGCTGCGCGCCCCCGACGGCACGCTGCTGGCCGTGTTGCGGATCCGGGACGTGTGGCGTCCCGACCTGCGCCGGGAAGCGGCCGCGGTGTACGGCAGCACGGACCCCGCGCACCCAGGCGTGCGTCACCTGCTGGAGCAGACCGGCCCCTGGTACGTCGGAGGGCCGCTCGAGGTGCTGCGGCCGCCGGCCCACCACGATCATCGCGACCTGCGGCTGACGCCGGCCGAGTTGCGGGCACGGCTGGCCGAGCAGGGGTGGACCCGCGTCGTCGCCTTCCAGACCCGCAACCCGATGCACCGCGCCCACGTCGAACTCACCCGGCGGGCGGCACGCGAGGTCGACGCGAAGCTGCTGATCAACCCCGTCGTCGGCATGACCAAGCCGGGCGACGTCGACCACCACACGCGCGTCCGGGTCTACCGGGCCGTCCTGGCGCGGTACCCGCAGGGCACGGCGATGCTGGCGCTGCTGCCTCTGGCCATGCGCATGGCCGGTCCGCGTGAAGCGCTCTGGCACGCGATCATCCGCAAGAACCACGGGATCGACCACCTCATCGTCGGGCGTGACCACGCCGGACCGGGCGAGGATCCGGACGGCGTGCCGTTCTACGGCCCCTACGACGCCCAGGACCTGCTGCGGGAGCACGACGAGGAGTTGGGCGTCCGCATGGTGCCGTTCCGGCAGATGGTGTACGTGCAGGACCTCGACGCCTACGCCCCCGTGGACGAGCTGCCGCCGGACGCGACGACCCGGTCGCTGTCGGGGACCGAGCTGCGGCAGCGGCTGGCGACGGGCGGCGAGATCCCCGACTGGTTCACGTTCCCCGAGGTCGCCGACGAGCTCCGGCGCACCTATCCGCCGCGCAACCGGCAGGGCCTGGTGATCCTGCTGACCGGGCTCTCCGGCGCCGGCAAGTCGACGATCGCCAACGTCCTCGTCGAACGGTTGCTCGAGCTCGGCGGACGCCGGGTCACGCTCCTCGACGGCGACCTCGTACGCCGGCACCTGTCCAGCGAGCTCGGGTTCTCCCGCGAGCATCGCGACCTCAACGTGCGGCGCATCGGCTTCGTCGCCGCGGAGATCGCGAAGAACGGTGGCGTGGCCATCTGCGCACCCATCGCGCCGTACGACGCCGCCCGTCAGGCCGTGCGGCGCCTGGTCGAGGACGCCGGCGGCGCGTTCGTCCTCGTCCACGTCGCCACGCCCCTGGAGGTCGCCGAGGCCCGCGACCCGAAGGGGCTGTACGCCAAGGCCAGGGCGGGGCTGCTCCCGGAGTTCACCGGCGTGTCCGACCCGTACGAGCCGCCACACGACGCCGACGTCGTGCTCGACACCACCGATGGCTACCCCGAGCAGGCGGCCGACCTGATCCTCCAGCACCTCGAGACCCGTGGCTTCTATCCCGCCGTCGCGTCGTCGCAGGTGTGACCCGGGACAGGAGTCACTTCACGGGGGCTCGGCCGCGCCGCAGGCTGCTGCGCGGGGGAACGAGGGGAGGCCCATGAAGGGTGACGTGATGCGGTCGGCGACCAGCACCCGGCCGTGGGGGCGCTACACGATCATCGACCACGGCACCGGCTACCAGGTCAAACGCATCGAGGTCCTGCCGGGCCAGCGGCTGAGCTACCAGCGCCACGTCCACCGCGCCGAGCACTGGACCATCGTGGACGGCGACGGTTACGTCGTCCTCGACGGCGACCGGTTCGACGTGCGGCCGGGCTCGCGGGTGCACGTCGAGCGCGGGATGGCGCACCGGATCGCCAATCCGGGTCCGCTGCCGCTCACCTTCATCGAGGTGCAGCTCGGCAGCTACCTCGGCGAGGACGACATCGTCCGGCTCGACGACGACTACGGCCGGCGCTCCGACACGCCCGCCGCCACGGCCGGGACGGGCGCATGACCGGCGTTGCCACGCTGGCGGTCGTCGATCCGGTCGACGACACGGCCTGGGACCAGCTCGTCCGCCAGCACCCGTTCGGCACGGTGTTCCACTCGCCGCCGTGGCTTCGCGCCCTGCAGGACACCTACGGCTTCCGGTTCCGCGCGAACCTCGCCCTCGACGGCGAGGGACGGCCCAGGGCCGGTCTGGTCCACAGCCGCATCGAGGACCCGCTGGGCAGTCGCGTCCTCAGCCTGCCGTTCTCCGACTTCTGCGACCCGCTCGTGGACGAACCGGCGACCTGGCAGGCGCTGACCCGCGACCTGCTCACCGAGGCGGACCGGGTCCAGCTGCGCTGCCTGCACAACGAGATCCCCCGGGCCGACGAGCGCTTCGAACTGCTCGACCGGGCCGTGTGGCACCGCGTCGACCTGCGGGGTACGCACGAGGAGGCCTGGGACCGACT from the Egicoccus sp. AB-alg2 genome contains:
- a CDS encoding phosphomannose isomerase type II C-terminal cupin domain — its product is MKGDVMRSATSTRPWGRYTIIDHGTGYQVKRIEVLPGQRLSYQRHVHRAEHWTIVDGDGYVVLDGDRFDVRPGSRVHVERGMAHRIANPGPLPLTFIEVQLGSYLGEDDIVRLDDDYGRRSDTPAATAGTGA
- a CDS encoding bifunctional sulfate adenylyltransferase/adenylylsulfate kinase, whose translation is MTETLSQPLVTPHGGVLHDLRVSPERAERLVHASRNWPSWTLTDRQLCDLELLATGGFSPLTGFLQRSEYEAVRDRMRLPAGTLWPIPVTLDVTEAVGRGLHPGDDMALRAPDGTLLAVLRIRDVWRPDLRREAAAVYGSTDPAHPGVRHLLEQTGPWYVGGPLEVLRPPAHHDHRDLRLTPAELRARLAEQGWTRVVAFQTRNPMHRAHVELTRRAAREVDAKLLINPVVGMTKPGDVDHHTRVRVYRAVLARYPQGTAMLALLPLAMRMAGPREALWHAIIRKNHGIDHLIVGRDHAGPGEDPDGVPFYGPYDAQDLLREHDEELGVRMVPFRQMVYVQDLDAYAPVDELPPDATTRSLSGTELRQRLATGGEIPDWFTFPEVADELRRTYPPRNRQGLVILLTGLSGAGKSTIANVLVERLLELGGRRVTLLDGDLVRRHLSSELGFSREHRDLNVRRIGFVAAEIAKNGGVAICAPIAPYDAARQAVRRLVEDAGGAFVLVHVATPLEVAEARDPKGLYAKARAGLLPEFTGVSDPYEPPHDADVVLDTTDGYPEQAADLILQHLETRGFYPAVASSQV